From Caldanaerobius fijiensis DSM 17918, a single genomic window includes:
- the speB gene encoding agmatinase → MKKFSFDLMSSNKFLGSIDDYDKANIVLMGIPFDYTVSFKPGSRFGAQRIREMSYGLEEYSVYLDRYLHDKKYYDCGDLVLPFGNVKKGIDIIRNAAKEVFNDGKKPLFIGGEHLISVPIIEEAYNKYGDEMAVLHFDAHTDLREEFFGEEYSHANVLRLAARYVKPTNIYHFGIRSGIREEFQYAKEYGHMFLFDVLDPLKSVLNDLKNRPIYVTLDIDVIDPAFAPGTGTPEPGGISSREMLDAIHLMKELNVIGFDLVEVSPINDCSDITSMLAAKLIREAILSFM, encoded by the coding sequence ATGAAAAAGTTTTCTTTTGACCTTATGTCTAGCAACAAATTCCTTGGTAGTATAGATGACTATGATAAAGCCAATATAGTATTAATGGGTATACCGTTTGATTATACAGTAAGTTTTAAGCCTGGTTCCAGGTTTGGTGCTCAGAGAATTCGTGAAATGTCTTATGGACTAGAGGAGTATAGCGTTTATTTAGACAGATATTTACATGATAAAAAATATTACGATTGTGGCGATTTGGTATTGCCCTTTGGCAATGTGAAAAAAGGTATAGATATTATTAGAAATGCCGCAAAAGAGGTATTTAATGATGGTAAAAAGCCTTTGTTCATAGGGGGCGAACACCTTATAAGTGTTCCAATAATAGAAGAAGCGTATAATAAATATGGAGATGAAATGGCAGTTTTACATTTTGATGCTCACACAGATTTAAGAGAAGAGTTTTTTGGTGAGGAATACTCCCATGCCAATGTTTTGAGACTTGCCGCAAGATATGTAAAGCCAACAAATATTTATCACTTTGGAATTCGATCTGGCATAAGGGAAGAATTTCAGTATGCTAAAGAATATGGTCACATGTTTTTGTTTGATGTATTAGATCCATTAAAAAGCGTGTTAAATGATTTGAAAAATAGACCTATTTATGTTACCCTAGATATAGACGTTATAGATCCTGCATTTGCGCCAGGAACGGGTACGCCTGAACCCGGTGGGATTAGTTCCCGAGAAATGTTGGATGCTATACATTTGATGAAGGAATTAAATGTAATTGGCTTTGACTTAGTAGAAGTTTCGCCCATTAATGATTGTTCAGATATAACGTCAATGTTAGCGGCAAAGCTTATAAGAGAAGCTATATTATCATTTATGTAA